The Streptomyces sp. NBC_00440 genome contains a region encoding:
- a CDS encoding GNAT family N-acetyltransferase translates to MSVPHPAAAAHPLDNPVRNALTGPHAGFARSRGRVLCYPAGVATWFSTPEAPDAADWADVAALAGPGGVVTLTAFHEPPPDDWEVVFHAPGVQLVDDGVAAAPDPEAVRLGPADVPEMLDLVERTRPGPFLPRTVELGTYLGIRHGGRLVAMAGERMRPPGWSEISAVCTDESARGQGLGTRLIHALSHEIRERGDTPFLHAAESNTNAVRLYESLGFRLRRRPEFLSALVPKHLAEAAAASGTEALDARTTALR, encoded by the coding sequence ATGAGCGTCCCGCACCCGGCAGCCGCGGCGCACCCCCTGGACAATCCGGTACGCAACGCGCTGACCGGCCCGCACGCCGGCTTCGCGCGCTCCCGCGGCCGCGTCCTGTGCTATCCGGCCGGCGTGGCGACCTGGTTCTCCACGCCCGAGGCCCCCGACGCCGCGGACTGGGCCGACGTCGCCGCACTCGCGGGACCCGGCGGGGTGGTGACCCTCACCGCGTTCCACGAGCCGCCGCCGGACGACTGGGAGGTCGTCTTCCACGCGCCGGGCGTTCAGCTCGTCGACGACGGGGTGGCCGCGGCGCCCGACCCGGAGGCCGTACGCCTCGGACCCGCCGACGTGCCCGAGATGCTCGACCTGGTCGAACGCACCCGACCCGGCCCTTTCCTGCCGCGCACGGTCGAACTCGGCACCTACCTCGGGATCCGGCACGGGGGCAGACTCGTCGCCATGGCCGGTGAGCGGATGCGGCCGCCCGGCTGGAGCGAGATCAGCGCGGTCTGCACCGATGAGTCCGCCCGCGGACAGGGCCTCGGCACCCGGCTGATACACGCCCTCTCGCACGAGATCAGGGAGCGCGGTGACACACCGTTCCTGCACGCAGCGGAGTCCAACACGAACGCCGTCCGGCTGTACGAGTCCCTGGGGTTCCGGCTCCGCCGGCGGCCCGAGTTCCTCTCGGCGCTCGTGCCGAAGCACCTCGCCGAGGCAGCGGCCGCGTCCGGGACCGAGGCCCTGGACGCGCGGACGACTGCGCTGCGCTGA
- a CDS encoding D-alanyl-D-alanine carboxypeptidase family protein, with protein MSVVVVTAGAVSTAGAFGASAQAATPKAPTIVAKGGFVMNNSTAKTLFTKAADTRRSTGSTTKIMTIRVVLGQKNLNLDSKVTVQKAYSDYIVSKNASSARLIVGDKVTVRQLLYGLMLPSGCDAAYALADKFGSGSTRAARVKSFIGKMNSTAKTLGLKNTHFDSFDGIGSGANYSTPRDLTKLASNAMKYSTFRTVVKTKSTKQKVTTKSGGYRYMSWTNTNKLLGSYSGTIGLKTGSGPEAKYCLVFAATRGSKTVIGTVLASSSEANRTADAKKLMDYAFKK; from the coding sequence ATGTCTGTGGTCGTCGTGACCGCAGGCGCTGTGTCGACCGCCGGGGCGTTCGGCGCCTCGGCCCAGGCCGCCACACCGAAAGCGCCCACGATCGTCGCCAAGGGCGGCTTCGTGATGAACAACAGCACGGCGAAGACCCTCTTCACCAAAGCTGCGGACACCCGCCGTTCCACCGGTTCCACCACCAAGATCATGACGATCCGGGTGGTGCTCGGACAGAAGAACCTCAACCTGGATTCCAAGGTCACGGTCCAGAAGGCGTACAGCGACTACATCGTCTCCAAGAACGCGTCGTCGGCCCGGCTGATCGTCGGCGACAAGGTCACGGTCCGGCAGCTGCTGTACGGCCTGATGCTGCCGTCCGGCTGTGACGCGGCGTACGCGCTGGCCGACAAGTTCGGCAGCGGTTCCACCCGGGCGGCGCGAGTGAAGTCGTTCATCGGGAAGATGAACTCCACCGCGAAGACGCTCGGCCTGAAGAACACGCACTTCGACTCGTTCGACGGCATAGGGAGTGGTGCCAACTACTCGACCCCGCGTGACCTGACGAAGCTCGCCAGCAACGCGATGAAGTACTCCACCTTCCGCACGGTCGTGAAGACGAAGTCGACCAAGCAGAAGGTCACGACGAAGAGCGGTGGCTACCGCTACATGTCGTGGACCAACACCAACAAACTGCTCGGCAGTTACTCGGGCACCATCGGCCTCAAGACCGGGTCGGGCCCGGAGGCCAAGTACTGCCTGGTCTTCGCCGCCACCCGCGGCAGCAAGACCGTCATCGGTACGGTCCTCGCGTCCTCCTCGGAGGCGAACCGCACCGCGGACGCGAAGAAGCTGATGGACTACGCCTTCAAGAAGTAG
- a CDS encoding DUF1206 domain-containing protein, whose product MNTGTASARGRRQAKRAADSTAVAAGARAGFAARGVIYVLVGVLAARIAFSDGGGAQADRGGAIAEIAHRPFGHILLWVLGIALLGMAVWRLSEALFGQAGPDGGKPGKRAMAAGRCVFYGFVSYSVLSYAAGDRGSGSGSTDKKSEDVTATALGWPGGQWIVGIAGVVVAGAGLWIAARAVMRKYRKHLKMSGMSRNTRRVVDVTGVFGGSSRGIIFAAAGGFAVAAAVSHQPGRAKGMDDTLRSFADTPAGPWLLVLVAIGLAAFGAFSMANARWRKV is encoded by the coding sequence ATGAATACCGGTACGGCATCAGCACGTGGTCGCAGACAGGCGAAGCGAGCGGCGGACAGCACCGCGGTCGCGGCAGGGGCGCGAGCGGGATTCGCCGCGCGGGGAGTGATCTACGTCCTGGTCGGTGTGCTGGCCGCACGGATCGCGTTCTCCGACGGCGGCGGAGCGCAGGCGGACCGCGGTGGCGCCATCGCCGAGATCGCGCACCGGCCGTTCGGACACATCCTCCTCTGGGTCCTGGGCATCGCGCTGCTCGGCATGGCTGTCTGGCGGCTGTCCGAGGCGCTGTTCGGCCAGGCAGGACCGGACGGCGGCAAGCCCGGCAAACGGGCCATGGCGGCGGGCCGCTGCGTCTTCTACGGTTTCGTCTCGTACTCCGTGCTCTCCTACGCGGCCGGGGACCGCGGGAGCGGCAGCGGATCGACGGACAAGAAGTCCGAGGACGTCACCGCGACGGCACTCGGCTGGCCGGGCGGTCAGTGGATCGTCGGCATCGCGGGGGTCGTCGTGGCCGGTGCCGGGCTGTGGATCGCGGCCCGGGCCGTCATGCGCAAGTACCGCAAGCATCTCAAGATGTCCGGGATGTCGAGGAACACCCGCCGCGTCGTCGACGTCACCGGCGTGTTCGGCGGGTCGTCCCGGGGCATCATCTTCGCTGCCGCGGGCGGGTTCGCCGTCGCCGCGGCCGTCAGCCACCAGCCCGGCAGGGCCAAGGGCATGGACGACACCCTGCGCTCGTTCGCGGACACCCCGGCGGGGCCGTGGCTGCTGGTGCTGGTGGCGATCGGCCTGGCCGCCTTCGGCGCGTTCTCCATGGCGAACGCACGGTGGCGCAAGGTCTGA
- a CDS encoding quinone oxidoreductase family protein has translation MPKAYVFTRNGGPEAEAQAELEMPVPGPGELLVAVRAAGVNPVDWKLRTGFRRPGSEEPSFPEVFGSEAAGTVVATGPGVEGFEPGQAVFGNPVTGGYAEYTLMPVAVTAHKPDGLLFTEAAALPVAAATAYDGVEQLKPAPGSTLLVNGAGGGVGVAAVQIARHLGVRVIGTASAEKKEFVEALGAVHVPSGPGVADRVRAAAPDGVDAVFDLVGGEALEEVAGLVADRTRVISAGGKELVVKLGGAAVVRARNAAVLDAVARLAVDGALRACVTRTFPLDRAGEALRAVEGGHTRGKIVIEVAG, from the coding sequence ATGCCCAAGGCGTACGTATTCACCCGTAACGGCGGCCCCGAGGCCGAGGCTCAGGCCGAGCTGGAGATGCCGGTCCCGGGCCCCGGGGAACTGCTCGTCGCCGTCCGGGCGGCCGGAGTGAACCCGGTGGACTGGAAACTCCGTACGGGATTCCGCAGGCCCGGCAGCGAGGAGCCGTCGTTCCCCGAGGTATTCGGCAGCGAGGCCGCCGGGACCGTGGTGGCGACAGGACCGGGCGTCGAGGGATTCGAGCCGGGGCAGGCCGTCTTCGGCAACCCGGTGACCGGCGGGTACGCCGAGTACACGCTGATGCCCGTCGCCGTCACCGCGCACAAGCCCGACGGGCTGCTGTTCACCGAAGCGGCGGCCCTCCCGGTCGCGGCGGCCACCGCGTACGACGGAGTGGAGCAGCTCAAGCCGGCGCCCGGCTCGACGCTGCTGGTCAACGGAGCCGGCGGAGGGGTGGGCGTGGCCGCCGTGCAGATCGCACGTCACCTCGGCGTGCGGGTCATCGGCACCGCGAGCGCGGAGAAGAAGGAGTTCGTGGAGGCGCTCGGCGCTGTGCATGTCCCCTCGGGCCCCGGCGTGGCGGACCGGGTGCGGGCAGCCGCCCCGGACGGTGTCGACGCCGTCTTCGACCTCGTCGGCGGCGAGGCGCTGGAGGAGGTGGCCGGGCTGGTCGCCGACCGGACGAGGGTCATCAGCGCGGGCGGGAAGGAACTGGTGGTGAAGCTGGGCGGCGCGGCGGTCGTCCGCGCCCGCAACGCGGCCGTCCTCGACGCCGTGGCACGCCTCGCCGTCGACGGCGCCCTGCGGGCCTGCGTCACCCGGACCTTCCCGCTGGACCGGGCCGGCGAAGCCCTGCGCGCCGTCGAGGGCGGGCACACCCGGGGCAAGATCGTGATCGAGGTGGCCGGATGA
- a CDS encoding serine hydrolase domain-containing protein, with amino-acid sequence MTNLQALLTTYVDAGTVPGAVALVARGDGVEVGTAGFSDTGGTSPMARDSIFRIASITKPVTAAAVMMLVDEGRISLDEPVGHLLPELASLSVVRTPDSPVDDVVPAARAITVRDLLTFRAGYGFPSDFSLPAVGLLFSELRQGPPQSEAVPAPDEWVATLSRIPLLHQPGDAWLYNTCSDVLGVLIARVSGRSLPEFLAERLFEPLGMTDTGFEVPPAERHRLADFYQPTPDGLEPVASADGEWGSLPAFPSGAGGLVSTADDWYAFARMLLAEGAAGGRQLLSPQSVRLMTTDHLTPEQRAASTLFLEGQGWGFGGSVDVTDVDPWNVPGRYGWVGGFGTAAHIIPSTGTVTILLSQVAMTAPTPPPLMRDFWRYAAAGA; translated from the coding sequence ATGACCAACTTGCAGGCACTTCTCACGACGTATGTCGACGCGGGGACCGTCCCCGGCGCGGTGGCCCTGGTGGCCCGCGGCGACGGGGTCGAGGTCGGAACGGCCGGCTTCTCGGACACCGGGGGCACGTCCCCGATGGCCAGGGATTCCATCTTCCGCATCGCCTCGATCACCAAGCCGGTCACCGCGGCAGCGGTGATGATGCTGGTGGACGAGGGCCGTATCTCCCTCGACGAGCCGGTCGGGCACCTGTTGCCGGAGCTGGCTTCGCTCTCCGTCGTGCGCACACCGGACAGCCCGGTCGACGATGTGGTCCCCGCGGCACGGGCGATCACCGTGCGGGATCTGCTCACCTTCCGCGCGGGGTACGGGTTTCCGTCCGACTTCTCGCTGCCTGCGGTCGGGCTGCTGTTCAGCGAGCTGCGGCAGGGGCCGCCGCAGTCGGAGGCGGTCCCGGCGCCGGACGAGTGGGTGGCCACGCTGTCCCGCATTCCCCTGCTGCACCAGCCCGGTGACGCCTGGCTGTACAACACCTGTTCCGACGTTCTGGGGGTGCTGATCGCCAGGGTCTCCGGTCGCTCGCTCCCCGAGTTCCTGGCCGAGCGGCTCTTCGAACCCCTCGGGATGACCGACACGGGATTCGAGGTCCCGCCGGCCGAGCGCCACCGGCTCGCCGACTTCTACCAGCCCACCCCGGACGGCCTCGAACCGGTCGCCTCGGCCGACGGTGAGTGGGGCAGTCTTCCCGCGTTCCCGTCCGGTGCCGGCGGGCTGGTCTCGACCGCCGACGACTGGTACGCCTTCGCCCGGATGCTGCTCGCCGAGGGCGCCGCGGGCGGACGGCAGCTGCTGTCGCCCCAGTCCGTGCGGCTGATGACCACCGATCACCTGACGCCCGAACAGCGAGCCGCCTCCACGCTCTTCCTGGAGGGCCAGGGGTGGGGCTTCGGCGGGTCGGTCGATGTCACGGACGTCGATCCGTGGAACGTGCCGGGCCGCTACGGCTGGGTCGGCGGCTTCGGCACCGCGGCGCACATCATCCCCTCCACCGGAACGGTCACGATCCTGCTCAGCCAGGTGGCGATGACGGCGCCGACCCCGCCCCCGCTGATGCGCGACTTCTGGCGGTACGCGGCGGCCGGTGCCTGA
- a CDS encoding TetR/AcrR family transcriptional regulator yields MARTSGPETREKLIRAAEEIFAAQGVDGAQLRDIIRLAGQSNPSAVQYHFGSRAGLLDTVMAGRQRRTEAVLAELIGDGGQDLRGLLAALVAAEATELRTERGQRCLQVSAQLSHQSGVRTGIPHPTLEGTVYWQLIGRLAQCLEALPEPVRLERVDLALTLVGAAMADRARQCLAGAEPLTGEPLFLADLVSMTAALLTAPVPHEAPDGADARAERRNES; encoded by the coding sequence ATGGCGAGGACATCAGGGCCCGAGACCCGGGAGAAACTGATCCGCGCGGCCGAGGAGATCTTCGCCGCGCAGGGCGTCGACGGCGCACAGCTGCGCGACATCATCCGGCTGGCCGGACAGAGCAACCCATCAGCCGTGCAGTACCACTTCGGTTCACGCGCCGGTCTGCTCGACACCGTGATGGCCGGGCGCCAGCGGCGTACCGAAGCCGTCCTGGCAGAGCTGATCGGCGACGGCGGGCAGGATCTGCGCGGGCTGCTCGCCGCCCTGGTCGCCGCCGAGGCCACCGAGCTGCGCACCGAGCGCGGGCAGCGCTGCTTGCAGGTCTCCGCGCAGCTCAGCCACCAGAGCGGCGTACGCACCGGCATCCCGCACCCGACGCTCGAAGGCACCGTCTACTGGCAGCTCATCGGCCGGCTGGCCCAGTGTCTGGAAGCGCTGCCCGAGCCGGTCCGGCTGGAGCGCGTGGATCTGGCACTGACGCTGGTCGGCGCCGCGATGGCGGACCGCGCCCGCCAGTGTCTCGCCGGCGCCGAACCTCTCACCGGCGAGCCGCTGTTCCTCGCCGACCTCGTCTCGATGACGGCCGCCCTGCTGACGGCCCCCGTACCGCATGAAGCTCCGGACGGAGCCGATGCCCGAGCAGAACGAAGGAATGAGTCATGA
- a CDS encoding SDR family oxidoreductase: MNELTGKTVIITGGARGLGAEAARQAVDAGAQVVITDVLDEEGAATAAELGSQARFLHHDVTSEEDWARVVAFATAEFGGVDGLVNNAGISTGAYLETESVENFRRVLDINLTGVFIGIKSVIPAMKASGSGSIVNISSAAGLMGLALTAGYGASKWGVRGLTKIGAVELGTERIRVNSVHPGMTYTPMTASVGIQQGEGNYPNTPMGRVGEPPEIAGAVVFLLSDAASYVTGAELAVDGGWTTGPTVKYVMGQ; this comes from the coding sequence ATGAACGAACTCACCGGAAAGACCGTCATCATCACCGGCGGCGCCCGTGGACTGGGCGCCGAGGCCGCCCGCCAGGCGGTCGACGCCGGAGCACAGGTGGTCATCACCGACGTCCTGGACGAGGAGGGCGCGGCCACCGCTGCCGAACTCGGCTCGCAGGCCCGCTTCCTGCACCACGACGTGACGTCCGAGGAGGACTGGGCGCGGGTCGTCGCGTTCGCGACCGCCGAGTTCGGCGGGGTCGACGGGCTGGTCAACAACGCCGGCATATCGACCGGTGCGTATCTGGAGACCGAGTCGGTGGAGAACTTCCGCCGGGTGCTCGACATCAACCTCACCGGTGTCTTCATCGGGATCAAGTCCGTCATCCCCGCGATGAAGGCCAGCGGCAGCGGCTCGATCGTCAACATCTCGTCGGCCGCGGGCCTGATGGGCCTGGCGCTGACCGCGGGCTACGGCGCGTCCAAGTGGGGCGTACGCGGTCTGACGAAGATCGGCGCCGTGGAGCTGGGCACCGAGCGGATCCGGGTCAACTCCGTGCACCCCGGGATGACCTACACCCCGATGACCGCTTCGGTCGGCATCCAGCAGGGTGAGGGGAACTACCCGAACACCCCGATGGGCCGGGTCGGCGAGCCGCCGGAGATCGCGGGCGCCGTGGTGTTCCTGCTCTCCGACGCCGCGTCGTACGTCACCGGGGCCGAGCTCGCCGTGGACGGCGGCTGGACCACAGGGCCGACCGTCAAGTACGTCATGGGCCAGTGA
- a CDS encoding alpha-glucosidase/alpha-galactosidase yields MTTTKIAFIGAGSVVFTQGLLADLFAFPELTDVHIALHDIDAERLATADGAARHIAAERGASPRITSHAERRAALDGADFVINIVQVGMGEATRTDFEVPARYGLRQTIGDTLGIGGIFRALRTFPLLKSLGEDISELCPDAWLLNYTNPMAMNIQYLTQATGLTRVVGLCHSVYWTMRDLSDLVGVAYEDVSYLAAGVNHQAWVLRFEQGGTDLYPRLDALVADDPQLRRRVRVDMYRRLGHYPTETSEHSAEYVPWYLHHADEIERLRLPVGAYLGIVDENVAEYEKTRAALASGAPLPVEGTMEYAPQVIHSIVTGTPRTVYGNVPNRGLIDNLPASGTVEVPCLVDSLGVQPTRIGALPAQCAALNRTYLSANDLVVRAALYDEPRHVRQAAMTDPATAAALPVERIWDLCDDMVRAHGDALQPSLRAVLGH; encoded by the coding sequence ATGACCACCACGAAGATCGCGTTCATCGGCGCCGGAAGCGTCGTCTTCACCCAGGGGCTGCTGGCGGACCTCTTCGCCTTCCCCGAGCTGACGGACGTCCACATCGCCCTGCACGACATCGACGCGGAGCGGCTGGCCACCGCCGACGGCGCCGCCCGCCACATCGCTGCCGAGCGGGGCGCGTCGCCGCGGATCACCTCCCACGCGGAGCGGCGTGCGGCCCTGGACGGCGCCGACTTCGTCATCAACATCGTCCAGGTCGGCATGGGCGAGGCCACCCGTACCGACTTCGAAGTGCCCGCACGCTACGGCTTGCGGCAGACCATCGGCGACACACTGGGCATCGGCGGCATCTTCCGCGCGCTGCGCACCTTCCCCCTCCTCAAGTCCCTCGGCGAGGACATCTCCGAACTCTGCCCCGACGCCTGGCTGCTCAACTACACCAACCCCATGGCGATGAACATCCAGTACCTCACCCAGGCCACCGGACTGACCCGCGTCGTGGGGCTGTGCCACTCGGTGTACTGGACCATGCGGGACCTCTCCGACCTGGTGGGCGTCGCGTACGAGGACGTCAGCTACCTCGCCGCGGGCGTCAACCACCAGGCGTGGGTGCTCCGTTTCGAGCAGGGCGGGACGGACCTCTACCCCCGGCTGGACGCCCTGGTGGCGGACGACCCCCAGCTGCGCCGCCGGGTCCGGGTCGACATGTACCGGCGCCTGGGCCACTATCCGACGGAGACCAGCGAGCACTCCGCCGAGTACGTGCCCTGGTATCTGCACCACGCCGACGAGATCGAGCGGCTGCGGCTGCCGGTCGGCGCCTATCTGGGCATCGTCGACGAGAATGTCGCGGAGTACGAGAAGACACGGGCCGCCCTCGCGTCCGGGGCGCCGCTCCCCGTCGAGGGAACCATGGAGTACGCCCCACAGGTCATCCACAGCATCGTCACGGGCACCCCCCGCACCGTCTACGGCAATGTGCCCAACCGCGGGCTCATCGACAATCTCCCCGCTTCGGGGACCGTCGAAGTCCCGTGCCTGGTCGATTCACTGGGCGTGCAGCCCACCCGTATCGGTGCGCTGCCCGCACAGTGTGCCGCACTCAACCGCACATATCTGAGCGCGAACGACCTCGTCGTCCGCGCCGCTCTGTACGACGAGCCGCGCCATGTCCGGCAGGCCGCGATGACCGACCCGGCGACCGCCGCGGCCCTGCCCGTCGAACGGATCTGGGATCTGTGCGACGACATGGTGCGGGCCCACGGCGATGCGCTTCAGCCGTCGCTGCGCGCCGTTCTGGGCCACTGA
- a CDS encoding ATP-binding protein has translation MGYLPVVATSFVGRTGELRGAARALEKHRLVTLTGGGGVGKSRLALRAAERADGRYADGVWWADLSHLYDDRLLIGTVSDAVGLLDHDLARPVEALCERLADRNLLLVLDCCERVLAACSHLVGALLDTAPGLAVLATSREPLGIPGEYVLDVPPLAAGGEGEEAMRLFRDRAAAAAPRLSLDSPDTAAAAAAICHRLEGIPLAVELACARLAENSIERIAERLTSRLDFLSEPEGRVWPQRHRALRTAIGWSHELCAPAERLLWARLSVFPGTVDEADVQAVCSGGPLDAADIPTLLERLAAQSVLQRDGTRYRMLDTLREYGAMWLGELGEQRTLARRHAVHFAGLARRAHSGWLGPRQVDWYRRIADADADLCAALDHLITDDPERAVEMAGCTGLFWSCCGHLQRARDFLERALGLETGRGTHRTRALWALGITLTLQGDHESARGLGERCSVAAWHDRDTESMLSAAHAVSFNYLMMGRPQTAHDVSDHALRSLPGDPLDAPSQMRCRVIRVFALSALGRLDEAYEDATELQQLSLRYGEYWARAYADHQLALIHLLQGRPQEAESHARSMLSGKHQLHDSLGIALGLDLLAGAIAARGDGVEAARTSGTGHVYWLMIGHPRRGTPELGVIREVWERQAREAAGAPAYEQAYRRSLTGDAETGLVRALQGELPG, from the coding sequence GTGGGATACCTTCCCGTCGTCGCGACCAGTTTCGTCGGCAGGACCGGCGAACTCCGCGGTGCGGCACGGGCACTGGAGAAGCACCGGCTGGTCACGCTCACGGGCGGCGGCGGGGTCGGCAAGAGCCGGCTGGCGCTCCGCGCTGCCGAACGGGCCGACGGGCGGTACGCCGACGGGGTGTGGTGGGCCGACCTGTCGCACCTCTACGACGACCGGCTGCTGATCGGCACGGTCTCCGACGCCGTCGGCCTCCTCGACCACGACCTGGCCCGCCCGGTCGAAGCGCTGTGCGAACGGCTGGCCGACCGCAATCTGCTGCTGGTCCTCGACTGCTGCGAGCGGGTCCTGGCAGCGTGCAGCCACCTCGTGGGCGCACTGCTCGACACCGCACCGGGACTGGCCGTGCTCGCCACCAGCCGGGAGCCGCTCGGCATTCCCGGCGAGTACGTCCTGGACGTGCCGCCGCTCGCCGCCGGCGGCGAGGGCGAGGAGGCCATGCGGCTCTTCCGCGACCGCGCCGCCGCGGCCGCGCCCCGCCTGTCGCTCGACTCACCGGACACCGCGGCGGCTGCCGCGGCCATCTGCCACCGGCTGGAGGGCATTCCCCTCGCCGTCGAGCTGGCCTGCGCCCGGCTCGCGGAGAACAGCATCGAGCGGATCGCCGAACGACTCACCTCCCGGCTCGACTTCCTCAGCGAGCCCGAAGGCCGCGTATGGCCCCAGCGGCACCGGGCGCTGCGTACCGCCATCGGCTGGAGCCACGAGCTGTGCGCCCCGGCCGAACGGCTGCTGTGGGCGCGGCTCTCCGTGTTTCCGGGAACCGTCGACGAGGCCGACGTACAGGCCGTCTGCTCGGGCGGACCGCTCGACGCCGCGGACATTCCCACGCTGCTGGAGCGGCTGGCCGCCCAGTCCGTGCTGCAGCGGGACGGCACGCGGTACCGGATGCTCGACACCCTGCGTGAGTACGGCGCGATGTGGCTCGGGGAGCTGGGCGAGCAGCGGACGCTGGCCCGCCGGCACGCCGTGCACTTCGCCGGTCTCGCACGCCGGGCCCACAGCGGATGGCTCGGCCCCCGGCAGGTCGACTGGTACCGCAGGATCGCCGACGCCGACGCCGATCTCTGTGCCGCGCTCGACCACCTCATCACCGATGACCCGGAGCGTGCGGTGGAGATGGCGGGGTGCACCGGTCTGTTCTGGAGCTGCTGCGGTCATCTGCAGCGGGCCCGCGACTTCCTGGAACGGGCCCTCGGCCTGGAGACCGGCAGGGGCACTCACCGTACCCGCGCCCTGTGGGCCCTCGGGATCACGCTCACGCTGCAGGGCGACCACGAGAGCGCCCGCGGGCTCGGCGAGCGGTGCAGCGTCGCCGCCTGGCACGACCGCGACACGGAGTCGATGCTCTCCGCGGCCCACGCCGTCAGCTTCAACTACCTGATGATGGGCCGCCCGCAGACCGCGCACGACGTCAGCGACCACGCGCTGCGCAGTCTCCCGGGCGACCCGCTGGACGCGCCCTCGCAGATGCGGTGCCGGGTGATAAGAGTCTTCGCGCTCTCCGCCCTGGGCCGCCTCGACGAGGCCTACGAGGACGCCACGGAGCTGCAGCAGCTCAGCCTGCGTTACGGCGAGTACTGGGCCCGCGCCTACGCCGATCACCAACTCGCCCTGATACACCTGCTGCAGGGCAGACCGCAGGAGGCGGAGAGCCACGCGCGCTCGATGCTGTCGGGCAAGCACCAGCTGCACGACAGTCTCGGCATCGCCCTCGGGCTCGACCTGCTCGCCGGGGCGATCGCCGCGCGGGGCGACGGCGTGGAGGCCGCGCGCACGTCGGGTACGGGGCATGTCTACTGGCTCATGATCGGCCACCCGCGCCGTGGCACCCCGGAGTTGGGGGTGATCCGTGAGGTCTGGGAACGCCAGGCCCGCGAGGCGGCCGGGGCCCCGGCCTATGAGCAGGCCTACCGCCGCAGTCTGACGGGGGACGCCGAGACCGGCCTCGTCCGCGCGCTCCAGGGGGAGCTGCCCGGGTGA
- a CDS encoding YqjF family protein: MPYGPSTPEPITADPPRAEPRPLLTQAWLDLAFLHWAADPADVAPLLPPGTFPDVLDGVTYVGLVAFHMHRTGLFRLPGVPYLGSFPETNVRLYSVDGRGRRGVVFRSLDAARLIPAALGRTAFRLPYMWSRMTVDREGETFTYTSRRRLPGPRDAHSRIRIRVGERVREPSGLEHFVTARWGLHTSLLGHPLYLPNTHPRWPLYRAELTGCTENLVATAGLRTPASEPVSVLYSPGVQVRFGRPERAG; encoded by the coding sequence GTGCCGTACGGACCAAGTACACCCGAACCCATCACGGCCGACCCGCCCCGCGCGGAGCCCAGGCCGCTCCTCACCCAGGCCTGGCTGGATCTGGCCTTTCTGCACTGGGCGGCCGACCCGGCGGACGTGGCCCCGCTGCTGCCGCCGGGTACGTTCCCCGACGTCCTGGACGGGGTGACCTACGTGGGGCTCGTCGCCTTCCATATGCACCGGACGGGACTGTTCCGGCTGCCGGGGGTGCCGTATCTGGGGTCCTTCCCCGAGACCAATGTGCGCCTGTACTCCGTGGACGGCCGGGGGCGGCGCGGCGTGGTGTTCCGCTCGCTCGACGCAGCACGCCTCATTCCGGCCGCACTCGGGCGAACGGCCTTCCGGCTGCCCTATATGTGGTCCCGGATGACCGTCGACCGCGAAGGGGAGACCTTCACGTACACCAGTCGCCGGCGCCTGCCCGGCCCGCGCGACGCGCACAGCCGGATCCGGATCCGGGTCGGGGAACGCGTCCGGGAGCCCAGCGGTCTTGAGCACTTCGTCACCGCGCGGTGGGGGCTGCACACGAGCCTTCTCGGCCACCCGCTGTACCTGCCGAACACCCACCCCCGCTGGCCGCTGTACCGGGCGGAGCTGACCGGCTGCACCGAGAACCTCGTCGCGACGGCGGGGCTTCGCACGCCGGCGAGCGAACCCGTCAGCGTGCTCTACTCACCCGGCGTCCAGGTGCGTTTCGGACGCCCCGAACGCGCCGGCTGA